A genomic segment from Holophagales bacterium encodes:
- a CDS encoding glutamyl-tRNA reductase, with protein sequence MPPEIVFVGWNHQGSDLDLRARLAFTPETAREALEGLFRERILTEGAVVSTCNRAEIYGVSEVPDSFEALAGFFSRFHSVDGAVLREKALSGRGEATVRHLFRVASGLDSMVLGEAQILGQIREAHRRAAEAGTARAVTGRLFQSALECGKRVRTETSLGARPVSVPGIALGLVGRIFESIAECKVLLLGAGETVELTARLLADDGVKQILFANRSAEKAKALATHFHGWTVPWEERAKAFADVDIVLSATGATEPVVTAAMLKPVLGRGRRRGPLLILDLAVPRDIEPTVDGLADVYRYDMDALGELACDNAKDRMTDVPHAERIVEDSTQKFLGWLAGLSHVDTLKTLRERFEKARRDEIERYSGKLSRLSPEDRAVVERMTETLLHKILHNPTMGLKEGDASERLTRAAVVRALFKLDDGE encoded by the coding sequence ATGCCTCCCGAGATCGTCTTCGTCGGCTGGAACCACCAGGGGTCGGACCTCGACCTCAGGGCCCGGCTCGCCTTCACGCCCGAGACGGCACGAGAGGCGCTGGAGGGGCTCTTCCGCGAGCGGATCCTGACCGAAGGGGCCGTCGTCTCCACGTGCAACCGGGCCGAGATCTACGGCGTCAGCGAGGTGCCCGACAGCTTCGAGGCCCTCGCGGGCTTCTTCTCGCGCTTCCACTCCGTCGACGGCGCCGTCCTGCGCGAGAAGGCGCTCTCCGGGCGCGGCGAGGCGACGGTGCGACACCTCTTCCGGGTCGCCTCGGGCCTCGACTCCATGGTCCTCGGCGAGGCGCAGATCCTCGGGCAGATCCGCGAGGCCCACCGCCGCGCCGCCGAGGCGGGGACGGCGCGCGCCGTCACGGGGCGGCTCTTCCAGTCGGCGCTCGAATGCGGCAAGAGGGTCCGCACGGAGACGTCGCTCGGGGCGCGCCCCGTCTCCGTCCCCGGCATCGCCCTCGGCCTCGTCGGGCGCATCTTCGAGTCGATCGCCGAGTGCAAGGTCCTTCTCCTCGGCGCGGGCGAGACGGTCGAGCTGACGGCCCGCCTCCTCGCCGACGACGGCGTGAAGCAGATCCTCTTCGCGAACCGCTCGGCCGAGAAGGCCAAGGCGCTCGCGACCCACTTCCACGGCTGGACGGTGCCGTGGGAGGAACGGGCCAAGGCGTTCGCCGACGTCGACATCGTCCTGTCGGCCACGGGCGCCACGGAGCCGGTCGTCACCGCGGCGATGCTCAAGCCCGTTCTGGGCCGCGGCCGCAGGCGGGGGCCGCTCCTCATCCTCGACCTCGCCGTCCCGCGCGACATCGAGCCGACGGTGGACGGGCTGGCCGACGTCTACCGGTACGACATGGACGCCCTCGGCGAGCTCGCCTGCGACAACGCCAAGGACCGGATGACCGACGTCCCCCACGCCGAGCGGATCGTCGAGGATTCCACCCAGAAGTTCCTCGGCTGGCTCGCGGGTCTCTCTCACGTCGACACCCTCAAGACGCTCCGCGAGCGGTTCGAGAAGGCGCGGCGCGACGAGATCGAGCGCTACTCCGGCAAGCTCTCGCGCCTCTCGCCCGAGGACCGCGCGGTCGTCGAGCGGATGACCGAGACGCTCCTCCACAAGATCCTCCACAACCCGACGATGGGCCTGAAGGAAGGGGACGCCTCCGAGCGACTCACCCGCGCGGCCGTCGTGAGGGCCCTCTTCAAGCTCGACGACGGGGAGTAA
- the ccsA gene encoding cytochrome c biogenesis protein CcsA, with product MATVLAGLGATFNFGFLYVRSVALKTVPYGDLLGSMALFGLFLAAMSLILEARHHDRSLGPFLMPVSLFFLLLSFVVPGGGEVRPELRGSVFAFHVTLNMLSYSAFAVACALSLLYLVLGRRLRSKRHILNGPVSRFPSLSYLERAARTSIGVGVVSMAAGLTMGFLWAYRVWHEQHPEWLLDAKIWGAGGTFAFYLWIFVRAHRGASPVTTARLAVAGFILVLLSYTAVNLFFSKVHSFT from the coding sequence ATGGCGACGGTTCTCGCCGGCCTCGGGGCCACCTTCAACTTCGGGTTCCTCTACGTCCGTTCCGTCGCGCTGAAGACGGTTCCCTACGGCGATCTCCTCGGCTCGATGGCCCTCTTCGGCCTCTTCCTGGCGGCCATGAGCCTCATCCTCGAGGCCCGGCACCACGACCGGTCCCTCGGGCCGTTCCTCATGCCGGTCTCGCTCTTCTTCCTCCTCCTCTCCTTCGTCGTCCCGGGAGGCGGAGAGGTTCGCCCGGAGCTTCGTGGCTCGGTCTTCGCGTTCCACGTCACGCTGAACATGCTGAGCTATTCGGCCTTCGCCGTGGCGTGCGCCCTCTCGCTCCTCTACCTCGTCCTCGGGCGGCGGCTGAGGAGCAAGCGGCACATCCTGAACGGCCCCGTTTCGCGGTTCCCCTCCCTGAGCTACCTCGAGAGGGCCGCGCGCACCTCCATCGGCGTCGGCGTCGTCTCGATGGCGGCCGGGCTGACGATGGGGTTCCTCTGGGCGTACCGCGTCTGGCACGAGCAGCACCCCGAGTGGCTCCTGGACGCGAAGATCTGGGGTGCGGGCGGGACCTTCGCCTTCTACCTCTGGATCTTCGTGAGGGCCCACCGCGGCGCCTCCCCCGTGACGACGGCCAGGCTCGCCGTCGCCGGTTTCATCCTCGTCCTCCTCTCCTACACCGCCGTCAACCTCTTCTTCTCGAAGGTCCACTCGTTCACCTGA
- a CDS encoding ATP-grasp domain-containing protein: MLAPALQDLGADVHVYDPDPNAPALRRAARAVSGSWRDVPRLQEFFDACDVVTYEFENVETEGLVQLSGLDKLLPSLRVLRTTQNRALEKEFLRTHGLPHVAFVDGTATDGLAAAALGFGFPSILKTARGGYDGKGQWKLSSPADLEALLSTPARATLDASGWVLEEPIEIVLETSAIVARERSGDEVVFPLFENEHRDHVLDVTLVPARLPDDLEAEAKAVALAAARALGVTGLLTTELFVGRSARSRPGEVRVFTNEFAPRPHNSGHVTRKACTFSQFEALARILLGIPLVPPRLVSAGAFCMANLLGEVWEAQGTTGSLDLGAWEGNPGLLEVVLYGKTGVGTKRKMGHLTVRGGDAEEAISSARALREAISRTGPAGPYNQRFGCSVPASPTPSSASSPSSATRERRSSTSSGSATRTSPREGWRRFSPASGPPSTSGSSTSVPSR; encoded by the coding sequence ATGCTGGCTCCCGCGCTCCAGGACCTCGGGGCGGACGTCCACGTCTACGACCCCGACCCGAACGCCCCGGCCCTGCGCCGGGCGGCGCGCGCCGTGAGCGGGTCGTGGCGCGACGTGCCGCGCCTTCAGGAGTTCTTCGACGCCTGCGACGTCGTGACGTACGAGTTCGAGAACGTGGAGACCGAGGGGCTGGTGCAGCTTTCCGGCCTCGACAAGCTCCTCCCGTCGCTCCGGGTCCTCCGGACGACGCAGAACCGGGCGCTCGAGAAGGAGTTCCTGCGCACGCACGGGCTTCCGCACGTCGCTTTCGTCGACGGGACGGCCACGGACGGGCTCGCCGCGGCGGCGCTCGGCTTCGGCTTCCCTTCGATCCTCAAGACGGCCCGCGGGGGCTACGACGGCAAGGGTCAATGGAAGCTCTCCTCGCCCGCCGACCTCGAGGCCCTTCTCTCGACCCCCGCCCGCGCGACGCTGGACGCCTCCGGCTGGGTCCTCGAGGAGCCGATCGAGATCGTTCTCGAGACGAGCGCCATCGTCGCCCGCGAGAGGAGCGGCGACGAGGTCGTCTTCCCGCTCTTCGAGAACGAGCACCGGGACCACGTCCTCGACGTCACCCTCGTTCCGGCCCGTCTCCCCGACGACCTCGAGGCGGAGGCGAAGGCGGTGGCGCTGGCGGCCGCCCGCGCCCTCGGCGTGACCGGGCTCCTGACGACCGAGCTCTTCGTCGGCCGCTCCGCCCGCTCACGCCCCGGGGAGGTCCGCGTCTTCACGAACGAGTTCGCGCCGCGCCCCCACAACTCCGGGCACGTCACGCGCAAAGCCTGCACCTTCAGTCAGTTCGAAGCCCTGGCGCGAATCCTCCTCGGGATCCCGCTCGTACCGCCCCGGCTCGTCTCCGCGGGCGCCTTCTGCATGGCGAACCTCCTCGGCGAGGTCTGGGAGGCGCAGGGAACGACCGGGTCGCTCGACCTCGGGGCGTGGGAAGGAAACCCCGGTCTCCTCGAGGTCGTGCTCTACGGCAAGACGGGCGTGGGAACGAAGCGGAAGATGGGGCACCTGACCGTCCGGGGGGGGGACGCGGAGGAGGCGATCTCCTCGGCGCGGGCGCTGCGCGAGGCGATCTCCCGGACGGGCCCCGCCGGTCCGTATAATCAGCGGTTCGGATGTTCGGTACCGGCCTCGCCAACGCCCTCTTCGGCCTCCTCGCCCTCCTCTGCTACGCGGGAGCGACGGTCCTCTACGTCGTCTGGCTCCGCCACCCGCACGTCTCCGCGGGAAGGATGGCGACGGTTCTCGCCGGCCTCGGGGCCACCTTCAACTTCGGGTTCCTCTACGTCCGTTCCGTCGCGCTGA
- the purE gene encoding 5-(carboxyamino)imidazole ribonucleotide mutase, whose product MGTPLVGIVMGSASDYETLAKAEGILFEFDVPYEISVVSAHRMPEEMYDYARSAAGRGLKVLIAGAGGAAHLPGMVSALTTLPVLGVPVQSSALSGLDSLLSIVQMPAGVPTATFAIGPAGATNAGLFAVKILALSDPGLAAKLAAHRETLRGKAREGNLEIQGRRLRRTS is encoded by the coding sequence ATGGGAACGCCGCTCGTCGGAATCGTCATGGGGAGCGCCTCGGACTACGAGACGCTCGCAAAGGCGGAAGGAATCCTCTTCGAGTTCGACGTCCCGTACGAGATCTCGGTCGTCAGTGCGCACCGGATGCCCGAGGAGATGTACGACTACGCGAGGTCGGCGGCCGGCAGGGGCCTGAAGGTCCTCATCGCGGGGGCGGGGGGAGCCGCCCACCTGCCCGGCATGGTCTCGGCGCTCACGACCCTGCCCGTCCTCGGCGTACCGGTCCAAAGCAGCGCCCTCTCCGGCCTCGACAGCCTCCTCTCCATCGTGCAGATGCCCGCGGGCGTGCCGACGGCGACCTTCGCCATCGGGCCCGCGGGGGCGACGAACGCGGGCCTGTTCGCCGTGAAGATCCTCGCGCTCTCCGACCCGGGCCTGGCCGCGAAGCTCGCCGCGCATCGCGAGACGCTCCGGGGGAAGGCGCGCGAGGGAAACCTGGAGATCCAGGGGCGGCGCCTCCGGAGGACCTCCTGA
- a CDS encoding UDP-N-acetylmuramoyl-tripeptide--D-alanyl-D-alanine ligase, whose amino-acid sequence MATPIPPNTAPFTPAEVARVAGGMLVRDGRPFVGVSTDTRTITSGSLYVALRGESFDGHRFLPQAAASGAGGVLISAAGDLPPSGAVVRVADTRAALGALGRHHRDRWAAIGNRRVVAVGGSAGKTTTTRAIAALLDVLRPGEVHATPGNLNNDIGLPMTLLLLDEHHHLAVVEIGTSHRGEISKLAAIARPDVGVLTLIAPEHTEGIGSLEDVAEEEGDLFAALPLEGCAVGNGDDPRVVAQIERSPAARRILYGFGETCTLRALSREPLGLAGSRVRVAFDGGEAVDYEVPLPGEAGTLAALAALAAVRALLDVAAPPAALREALQVVGRVRDGRFAVETLADGTVLLDDTYNSNTGSARSSLKTARELADALDRRLVVVLGEMREMGPLAAEEHEEVARAAVAARPAALVAVNGEAERFAVAAAGAGIAASFFPSGEEAVPHVLDLVRAGDVVLVKASRGVRLETVASALRSAR is encoded by the coding sequence ATGGCCACACCGATCCCCCCGAACACCGCTCCCTTCACTCCCGCCGAGGTCGCCAGGGTCGCGGGCGGCATGCTCGTGCGCGATGGCCGGCCCTTCGTCGGGGTCTCGACCGACACCCGGACGATCACGTCCGGGTCCCTCTACGTCGCACTCCGGGGAGAGAGCTTCGACGGCCACCGCTTCCTGCCTCAGGCGGCCGCCTCCGGGGCCGGCGGCGTCCTCATCTCCGCGGCGGGCGACCTGCCGCCTTCGGGCGCGGTGGTCCGCGTCGCCGACACCCGCGCCGCCCTCGGTGCGCTGGGCCGGCATCACCGCGACCGCTGGGCGGCCATCGGGAACCGCAGGGTCGTCGCCGTCGGCGGCTCGGCGGGGAAGACGACGACGACGCGGGCCATCGCGGCGCTCCTGGACGTCCTTCGTCCGGGCGAGGTCCATGCGACGCCCGGCAACCTGAACAACGACATCGGCCTGCCGATGACGCTCCTCCTCCTCGACGAGCACCACCACCTCGCCGTCGTGGAGATCGGCACGAGCCACCGGGGCGAGATCTCGAAGCTGGCGGCGATCGCCCGGCCCGACGTCGGCGTCCTGACCCTCATCGCCCCCGAGCACACGGAAGGGATCGGAAGTCTCGAGGACGTGGCCGAAGAGGAGGGGGACCTTTTCGCCGCGCTCCCGCTCGAAGGGTGCGCCGTGGGCAACGGCGACGACCCGCGCGTCGTGGCGCAGATCGAGCGATCCCCGGCGGCCCGCCGCATCCTGTACGGCTTCGGAGAGACCTGCACCCTGCGCGCCCTCTCGCGCGAGCCCCTGGGCCTCGCCGGGAGCCGCGTCCGGGTCGCCTTCGACGGCGGCGAGGCCGTGGACTACGAGGTCCCGCTTCCCGGCGAGGCGGGAACACTGGCCGCTCTCGCGGCGCTCGCCGCGGTCCGGGCCCTCCTCGACGTCGCCGCACCGCCGGCTGCGCTGCGCGAGGCGCTCCAGGTCGTCGGCCGGGTCCGCGACGGACGGTTCGCCGTGGAGACCCTCGCGGACGGGACGGTCCTCCTCGACGACACCTACAACTCGAACACCGGCTCGGCGCGGTCTTCGCTGAAGACCGCCCGCGAGCTGGCCGACGCGTTGGACCGCCGCCTGGTCGTCGTCCTCGGCGAGATGCGCGAGATGGGACCCCTCGCCGCAGAGGAGCACGAGGAGGTGGCGCGCGCGGCCGTTGCGGCGCGTCCGGCCGCGCTCGTCGCCGTCAACGGCGAGGCGGAGCGGTTCGCCGTCGCGGCCGCCGGCGCCGGCATCGCCGCGTCCTTCTTCCCCTCCGGGGAGGAGGCGGTCCCCCACGTCCTGGACCTGGTCCGGGCCGGAGACGTCGTCCTGGTCAAAGCGTCGCGCGGCGTGCGCCTCGAGACGGTCGCTTCCGCGCTCCGATCGGCCCGATAG
- the hemE gene encoding uroporphyrinogen decarboxylase codes for MSEPGPSRQRFVDAAFGRPVDLPPVWLMRQAGRYLPEYREVRKRLAFLDLCADVPSAVEVSMQPFRRFGMDGVILFSDILIPLPPMGIEVRLDEGGPKLPTPIRTAAQVEALRGFDPTVGTGFVPAILRELKKEVAGRAAVIGFCGAPWTLATYAIEGGGSKSFQNTKTMMWREPKVLEALMAKLADAVGDYLAAQIEAGADVVQVFDSWAGELSRADYDRFARPATERLLARLPKRGEVPVIHFASGSAHLIDSYARMDADVISVDWKLPLDEARTRARGKALQGNVDPGVLLGAPDDVRAAVGAAKAAAGPGGHIVNLGHGILPPTPPENVAAFVEAARKG; via the coding sequence ATGTCCGAACCCGGCCCCTCCCGCCAGCGCTTCGTAGACGCCGCCTTCGGCCGTCCCGTCGACCTGCCGCCCGTCTGGCTCATGCGCCAGGCCGGCCGTTACCTGCCCGAGTACCGCGAGGTGCGCAAGCGCCTCGCGTTCCTCGACCTCTGCGCCGACGTCCCTTCGGCCGTCGAGGTCTCGATGCAGCCGTTCCGGCGCTTCGGGATGGACGGGGTCATTCTCTTCTCCGACATCCTCATCCCTCTCCCGCCGATGGGAATCGAGGTGAGGCTCGACGAAGGGGGCCCGAAGCTCCCGACGCCGATCCGGACCGCCGCCCAGGTCGAGGCCCTCCGCGGCTTCGACCCGACCGTCGGCACCGGGTTCGTACCGGCGATCCTGCGCGAGCTGAAGAAGGAAGTCGCGGGCCGCGCGGCCGTCATCGGCTTCTGCGGCGCCCCCTGGACGCTCGCCACGTACGCGATCGAGGGCGGCGGGAGCAAGTCCTTCCAGAACACGAAGACGATGATGTGGCGAGAGCCGAAAGTCCTCGAAGCGCTGATGGCCAAGCTCGCCGACGCGGTCGGCGACTACCTCGCGGCCCAGATCGAAGCGGGCGCCGACGTCGTCCAGGTCTTCGACTCGTGGGCCGGTGAGCTCTCGCGCGCCGACTACGACCGGTTCGCGCGGCCGGCGACCGAGCGCCTGCTCGCGCGGCTGCCGAAGCGGGGCGAGGTTCCCGTCATCCACTTCGCCTCGGGCTCGGCGCACCTGATCGATTCCTACGCGCGCATGGACGCCGACGTCATCTCGGTCGACTGGAAGCTCCCGCTCGACGAGGCCCGCACCCGCGCCCGCGGCAAGGCCCTCCAGGGGAACGTCGATCCGGGCGTCCTGCTCGGCGCGCCCGACGACGTCCGCGCCGCCGTCGGCGCGGCGAAAGCGGCCGCCGGCCCCGGCGGCCACATCGTCAACCTCGGCCACGGCATCCTTCCCCCGACCCCTCCCGAGAACGTCGCCGCGTTCGTGGAGGCCGCCAGGAAGGGCTGA